A genome region from uncultured Fusobacterium sp. includes the following:
- a CDS encoding LysR family transcriptional regulator, with amino-acid sequence MLDFRVYTFLELCKTLNYTKTAENLFITQPAVTQHIKYLEEFYNCKLFNYSNRVLTLTDQGNYLFKYFLTMNSDEIKIKEDVLEINSAEKNLHFGATLTIGEYIIPDMLLKLAKLYPNINVKVIIKDTKELLKELQNGNIEFALVEGFFEKTEYESIIYSKESFIGVCSPKNNLAKKNIGFEDLLNERIIIREEGSGSRDIFEKILYDNNLSLKNFDKKYELANIKAIKELVKEDRGITFIYERAVKKELENKELVRIGLKNFKAKREFNFIFMKNSIHRDEYKKWFEILK; translated from the coding sequence ATGCTTGATTTTAGAGTATATACATTTTTAGAATTATGTAAAACATTGAACTATACAAAGACAGCAGAAAATCTTTTTATTACTCAACCAGCAGTAACTCAGCATATAAAGTATTTAGAGGAGTTTTATAACTGTAAACTATTTAATTATTCCAATAGAGTCTTAACTTTAACAGATCAAGGAAACTATTTGTTTAAATATTTTTTAACTATGAATTCAGATGAAATTAAAATAAAAGAGGATGTTTTAGAGATAAATTCAGCAGAGAAAAATCTTCATTTTGGAGCTACTTTAACTATTGGAGAATATATAATTCCAGATATGCTTTTAAAACTGGCAAAACTTTATCCAAATATAAATGTAAAGGTGATAATAAAAGATACTAAAGAACTTTTAAAAGAGTTACAAAATGGAAATATTGAGTTTGCTTTGGTAGAGGGATTTTTTGAGAAAACAGAGTATGAGTCAATAATATATTCTAAAGAGAGTTTTATAGGAGTGTGCTCTCCTAAAAACAATCTAGCTAAAAAGAATATTGGTTTTGAAGATCTATTGAATGAAAGAATAATTATAAGAGAAGAGGGGTCTGGAAGCAGAGATATTTTTGAGAAGATTCTTTATGATAATAATCTTTCTCTTAAAAATTTTGACAAAAAATATGAATTAGCTAATATAAAAGCTATAAAAGAGTTGGTTAAAGAGGATAGAGGGATAACTTTTATCTATGAAAGAGCAGTAAAAAAAGAGTTAGAAAATAAAGAGTTAGTAAGAATAGGATTGAAAAATTTTAAGGCTAAAAGAGAGTTTAATTTTATTTTTATGAAAAATAGTATTCATAGAGATGAATATAAAAAATGGTTTGAGATTTTAAAGTAA
- a CDS encoding NAD-dependent protein deacylase, giving the protein MEKIEKLAEIINSSNYIVAFTGAGASTDSGLKDFRGKDGLYSRTFMGYEPEEILSHDFFFAHGDIFDKYLDEKLNINGIQPNAGHKALAKLEEMGKVKSVITQNIDDLHQMAGSKNVLELHGTLKKWYCLKCGKKDLKRFKCSCGGTVRPQVTLYGEMLDEDVTREAVNEIANADTLIIIGTSLTVYPAAYYITYFQGKNLVIINNDATQYDSKASLVINDNFASTMKKVLPLIK; this is encoded by the coding sequence ATGGAAAAAATAGAAAAATTAGCTGAAATAATCAACTCAAGTAATTATATAGTTGCCTTTACTGGTGCAGGTGCTTCTACTGATTCTGGACTAAAAGATTTTAGAGGTAAAGATGGACTATATAGCAGAACTTTTATGGGATATGAACCAGAAGAGATATTAAGCCATGACTTTTTCTTTGCTCATGGAGATATTTTTGACAAATATCTTGATGAAAAACTTAATATAAATGGAATTCAACCTAATGCTGGACATAAAGCTCTTGCTAAATTAGAAGAAATGGGAAAAGTAAAATCAGTAATTACTCAAAATATTGATGATCTTCACCAAATGGCAGGAAGTAAAAATGTTCTTGAACTTCATGGGACTCTAAAAAAATGGTACTGCTTAAAATGTGGAAAAAAAGATTTAAAAAGATTTAAGTGTAGTTGTGGTGGTACTGTTCGCCCTCAAGTTACTCTCTATGGTGAGATGTTAGATGAAGATGTAACAAGAGAAGCTGTAAATGAGATAGCAAATGCTGATACTCTTATTATTATAGGTACAAGTTTAACTGTATATCCTGCTGCTTATTACATAACATATTTCCAAGGGAAAAATCTTGTTATCATTAATAACGATGCAACTCAATATGATAGTAAAGCTTCTTTAGTTATCAATGATAACTTTGCTTCTACTATGAAAAAAGTTTTACCATTGATAAAATAA
- a CDS encoding HD family hydrolase — MERLKQQTQFLIEIDKVKGILRQSIVLGDLNRRENDAEHSWHMALCAMTLKEYFTLGEVDMEKVFKLILIHDIVEIYAGDVPAFSNYDKEAKWNAELESAEKIFGMLPEEQGKDFMKLWLEFENMETKEAKFANTFDRFQGFIQNLTSDGHTWKKFSATKEMVLKRLAPVIEYTPQVFNEFAMPEIQKYIDRGIIKLSK; from the coding sequence ATGGAAAGATTAAAACAACAAACACAATTTTTAATTGAGATAGATAAAGTAAAAGGAATTTTAAGACAATCTATCGTTTTAGGAGATTTAAATAGAAGGGAAAATGATGCTGAACACAGTTGGCATATGGCTCTTTGTGCAATGACTCTTAAAGAGTATTTTACACTTGGTGAAGTTGATATGGAAAAAGTTTTCAAACTTATTCTTATTCATGATATAGTTGAGATCTATGCTGGAGATGTTCCTGCTTTCTCTAACTATGATAAAGAAGCTAAATGGAATGCTGAACTTGAAAGTGCAGAGAAAATTTTTGGAATGCTTCCTGAAGAGCAAGGAAAAGATTTTATGAAATTATGGCTTGAATTTGAAAATATGGAAACTAAAGAAGCAAAATTTGCCAATACTTTTGATAGATTCCAAGGATTTATTCAAAATTTAACTTCTGATGGACACACTTGGAAGAAATTTAGTGCTACAAAAGAGATGGTATTAAAAAGACTTGCTCCTGTTATTGAATATACTCCACAAGTTTTCAATGAATTTGCCATGCCTGAAATTCAAAAATATATTGATAGAGGAATAATAAAACTTTCTAAATAA
- a CDS encoding META domain-containing protein: MKKIFIFLTAIVFLAGCTSTPKRSNIPTPVASIQTVSEGEYVLTNIFPEANLTLGFDNEGRIFGFSGINRYFGKANIDNGAIVVEPLATTKMAGPQDRMIIEDQYLTILKSAKTIEIKNDSLILTNERGETLIFNKK; this comes from the coding sequence ATGAAAAAAATTTTTATATTTTTAACAGCTATTGTTTTTTTAGCAGGTTGTACTTCAACTCCTAAAAGATCAAACATACCAACTCCAGTAGCTTCTATACAAACTGTTTCTGAAGGAGAATATGTTTTAACTAATATCTTTCCAGAAGCAAATTTAACTCTTGGATTTGATAATGAAGGAAGAATTTTTGGTTTCTCTGGTATCAATAGATATTTTGGAAAAGCTAATATAGATAATGGAGCTATTGTAGTTGAACCTTTAGCTACTACTAAAATGGCTGGTCCACAAGATAGAATGATTATAGAAGACCAATATCTTACTATTTTAAAAAGTGCAAAAACTATTGAGATAAAAAATGACTCTCTTATCCTTACTAATGAAAGAGGAGAAACTTTAATTTTCAATAAAAAATAA
- a CDS encoding acyl-CoA dehydrogenase family protein — protein sequence MNFKFNDEQVKFIQMVKEISKKYVAPIAMETDKNAIFPKEAIENLAKNNLMGIPFDKKFGGAGLDNLSYIVAVEEISKDCASTGVILSAHTSLCTAPIFEYGNEAQREKYLIPLAKGEKLGAFGWTESEAGVKVTADKQGENYVINGKKVFITNSHEASIFLVFAKAEKGVSAFIVEKGTKGFTVGEAEEKMGVRGSSTSELIFENCVIPQENLLGAEGEGLKIAMATLNGGRIGVAAQAVGIAQGALDFAIEYTKNRIQGGKKLTEFQNTQFVIAGLQTKIDAARLMTYRAANMKDLKEDYGYMASMAKLFASEVAMEVTTKAVQLLGGNGYSKKFPVERMMRDAKVTEIYEGTSEIQKIVISNWLKLN from the coding sequence ATGAACTTTAAATTTAATGATGAACAAGTAAAATTTATTCAAATGGTAAAAGAGATTTCAAAAAAATATGTTGCACCAATAGCAATGGAAACTGATAAAAATGCTATTTTCCCTAAAGAAGCTATTGAAAATCTTGCTAAAAACAATTTAATGGGAATCCCTTTTGATAAAAAATTCGGTGGAGCTGGACTTGATAACCTTTCATACATCGTAGCAGTAGAAGAGATTTCTAAAGATTGTGCATCTACTGGAGTTATTCTTTCTGCTCACACTTCTCTTTGTACAGCTCCAATATTTGAATATGGAAATGAGGCTCAAAGAGAAAAATACCTTATTCCTCTAGCTAAAGGAGAGAAATTAGGAGCATTTGGTTGGACAGAAAGTGAAGCTGGAGTAAAAGTTACTGCTGATAAACAAGGTGAGAACTATGTTATCAACGGTAAGAAAGTATTTATTACAAACTCTCACGAAGCATCTATATTCTTAGTATTTGCTAAAGCTGAAAAAGGAGTTTCTGCATTTATTGTTGAAAAGGGAACTAAAGGATTTACAGTTGGAGAAGCTGAAGAAAAAATGGGAGTTAGAGGATCTTCAACTTCTGAATTAATATTTGAAAACTGTGTAATTCCACAAGAAAATTTACTTGGAGCAGAAGGAGAAGGTTTAAAAATAGCTATGGCTACTTTAAATGGTGGAAGAATTGGAGTTGCTGCTCAAGCTGTTGGAATTGCTCAAGGAGCTTTAGATTTTGCTATTGAATATACAAAAAACAGAATCCAAGGTGGAAAAAAATTAACTGAATTTCAAAATACACAATTTGTAATTGCTGGATTACAAACTAAAATTGATGCTGCAAGACTTATGACTTATAGAGCAGCAAATATGAAAGATCTAAAAGAAGATTATGGATATATGGCATCTATGGCTAAACTTTTTGCTTCTGAAGTTGCTATGGAAGTTACAACTAAAGCTGTTCAACTATTAGGTGGAAATGGATACTCTAAAAAATTCCCAGTTGAAAGAATGATGAGAGATGCTAAGGTAACTGAAATATATGAGGGAACTTCAGAAATTCAAAAGATTGTTATTTCTAATTGGTTAAAATTAAATTAA